A single genomic interval of Labeo rohita strain BAU-BD-2019 chromosome 13, IGBB_LRoh.1.0, whole genome shotgun sequence harbors:
- the rock2a gene encoding rho-associated protein kinase 2 isoform X3: MSLGAERRMENRLRQLEAMLKEPRSAINLESLLDSMNALVLDLDFPALRKNKNIETFLNRYEKVMGHIRELQMKPEDFDRVKVIGRGAFGEVQLVRHKASQKVYAMKVLSKFEMIKRSDSAFFWEERDIMAFADSPWVVQLCCAFQDDRSLYMVMEYMPGGDLVNLTSTYDVPEKWAKFYTAEVVLALDAIHSMGFIHRDVKPDNMLLDRYGHLKLADFGTCMKMDGTGMVHCDTAVGTPDYISPEVLKSQGGDGYYGRECDWWSVGVFIYEMLVGDTPFYADSLVGTYSKIMDHKNSLNFPDDVEISQEAKNIICAFLTDREVRLGRNGVEEIKRHPFFKNDQWTFSTIRETAAPVVPELSSDIDTSNFDEIEEDKGEVETFPTPKAFVGNQLPFVGFTYFKEDQLLNAVNSSAMKKDHLASKTEDNLALQKKLHSLEEQLNSEMQAKDELEQKYRSNCSRLEKITKELDEEINSRKGLETTLRQLEREKALLQHKSVESHRRAESEADRKRCLENEVNSLRDQLDEMKKKNQNSHISNEKNIHLQKQLDEANALLRAESDAAARLRKTQTESSKQLQQLEAHVRELQDKCCMLENGKLTLERENISLQAALDSEKREHTQGSETISDLQARISGLEEEVKQVRQALSKAEMEKRQLQEKLTDMEKEKSNNQIDMTYKLKMLQQGLEQEEAAHKATKARLADKNKISESIEGAKSEAVKELEQKLQEERSSKQRVENRVLELEKKNSMLDCDYKQSLQKLEELRRHKERLTEEVKNLSLKIEQEVQKRTLTQNDLKVQNQQLSSLRTSEKQLKQEINHLLEIKRTFEKQNMELRKERQDSDGQMKELQDQLEAEQYFSTLYKTQVRELKEECEEKNKLYKDMQQSLQELQEERDSLAAQLEITLTKADSEQLARSIAEEQYSDLEKEKIMKELEIKEMMARHRQELAEKDTTITSLEEANRTLTNDVANLANEKEELNNKLKETQDYLQNVKNEEQSITQVKLALEKQLQSERTLKTQAVNKLAEIMNRKEVRGGGSRRGNDTDVRRKEKENRKLQLELRSEKEKLNSTIIKYQREINDMQAQLADESQVRIELQMALDSKDSDIEQLRSLLNSLNVQSLDSASMSSGPDMDTDESLAETRLEGWLSLPVRNNTKRFGWERKYVVVSSKKILFYNSEQDKEHSNPYMVLDIDKLFHVRSVTQTDVYRADAKEIPRIFQILYANEGESKKEQELEPLPGDKSSYICHKGHEFIPTLYHFPTNCEACTKPLWNMFKPPPALECRRCHIKCHKDHMDKKEEVIAPCRVNYDVSTAKNLLLLATSQEDQQKWVSRLMKKIPKKPPAPEAPHRSSPRVPSKVQSSQSMRRPSRQIPTGKAS, from the exons ATGAGAAGGTTATGGGCCATATAAGGGAGCTCCAGATGAAGCCAGAGGATTTTGACCGAGTGAAGGTGATCGGCAGAGGGGCATTCGGAGAAGTCCAGCTG gttaGGCATAAAGCCTCTCAGAAGGTGTATGCAATGAAGGTGCTCAGCAAGTTTGAAATGATCAAACGCTCAGATTCCGCCTTTTTCTGGGAAGAACGTGACATCATGGCGTTTGCTGACAGCCCATGGGTCGTACAG CTGTGCTGTGCGTTCCAGGATGACCGTTCTCTCTACATGGTAATGGAGTACATGCCAGGAGGAGATCTTGTCAATCTCACCAGTACGTATGACGTTCCAGAAAAGTGGGCAAAGTTTTACACTGCTGAGGTTGTGTTGGCTCTGGACGCTATCCACTCCATGGGCTTTATTCACCGAGACGTCAAACCAGACAACATGCTGCTGGACCGCTACGGACACCTAAAACTTGCAGACTTTGGGACCTGCATGAAAATGGACGGG ACGGGGATGGTTCATTGTGACACTGCGGTCGGGACCCCCGATTACATCTCGCCGGAGGTTCTCAAGTCTCAGGGAGGGGACGGGTACTACGGACGCGAGTGTGACTGGTGGTCAGTGGGAGTATTTATCTACGAGATGCTGGTTG GTGATACGCCGTTTTATGCTGATTCTCTGGTGGGGACCTACAGTAAGATTATGGACCATAAGAACTCTCTTAACTTCCCTGATGACGTTGAGATCTCTCAAGAAGCCAAAAACATCATCTGTGCCTTCCTAACAGACAG GGAGGTTCGCCTGGGCCGAAATGGTGTAGAAGAAATTAAAAGACATCCTTTCTTCAAAAACGACCAGTGGACCTTCAGCACCATTAGAGAGA CTGCAGCACCTGTGGTACCAGAGCTAAGCAGTGACATAGACACCAGTAATTTCGATGAGATAGAGGAGGATAAAGGAGAAGTGGAGACCTTTCCCACACCCAAAGCCTTTGTTGGCAATCAGCTGCCCTTTGTAGGGTTTACCTATTTTAAAGAAGACCA GTTGTTAAATGCTGTTAACAGTTCAGCTATGAAAAAAGATCACCTAGCATCCAAGACAGAG GACAATTTAGCA CTCCAAAAGAAACTTCACTCTTTAGAAGAGCAACTCAACAGTGAAATGCAGGCCAAAGATGAGCTGGAGCAAAAATACAGAAGCAACTGTAGCCGCCTGGAGAAGATCACCAAAGAGCTTGATGAAGAA ATAAATAGCAGAAAAGGATTGGAGACGACTCTGAGACAgctggagagagagaaagctcTCCTGCAGCACAAGAGCGTAGAGAGTCACCGCAGAGCAGAGAGTGAAGCCGACCGCAAACGCTGCTTGGAGAATGAAGTGAACAGTCTGAGGGATCAACTGGATGAAATGAAGAAGAAAAACCAGAACTCGCACATCTCCAATGAGAAGAACATCCACCTGCAGAAACAG CTGGATGAAGCAAATGCGTTACTGCGTGCGGAATCAGATGCTGCTGCACGGCTGCGTAAAACTCAGACAGAGAGCTCAAAACAGCTGCAGCAGCTGGAGGCTCACGTGAGAGAACTGCAGGACAAATGCTGCATGCTGGAGAACGGCAAACTCACACTAGAAAGGGAGAACATCAGCCTGCAGGCTGCGCTGGACTCAGAGAAACGGGAGCACACCCAGGGCTCTGAGACCATCTCTGATCTACAGG CACGCATTTCTGGTTTGGAGGAGGAAGTGAAACAGGTGAGACAGGCACTATCTAAGGCTGAGATGGAGAAGAGGCAACTTCAAGAGAAGCTTACAGATATGGAAAAG GAGAAGAGCAATAACCAGATTGACATGACCTATAAGCTGAAGATGTTGCAGCAGGGTTTGGAGCAAGAGGAGGCAGCACACAAGGCCACAAAAGCTCGACTTGCTGACAAGAACAAGATCAGCGAGTCCATCGAAGGAGCCAAATCTGAGGCTGTGAAGG AGCTGGAACAGAAGTTGCAGGAGGAACGTTCCTCTAAACAGCGTGTGGAGAACAGGGTGTTAGAACTGGAGAAGAAGAACTCTATGCTTGACTGCGACTATAAACAGTCACTGCAGAAACTAGAGGAGCTGCGACGACACAAGGAGAGACTCACAGAAGAG GTGAAGAATCTTAGTCTGAAGATTGAGCAAGAGGTTCAGAAACGCACTTTGACTCAGAATGACCTGAAGGTTCAAAACCAGCAGCTCAGCTCCCTGCGAACATCAGAGAAACAGCTCAAACAGGAGATAAACCACCTGTTGGAAATTAAACGCAcctttgaaaaacaaaatatggaACTGCGCAA GGAGCGTCAGGATTCTGATGGACAGATGAAGGAACTGCAGGATCAGTTGGAGGCAGAGCAGTATTTCTCC ACGCTGTATAAGACACAGGTGCGGGAGCTGAAGGAAGAGTGTGAGGAGAAAAATAAACTCTATAAAGACATGCAACAGAGTCTACAGGAGCTACAGGAGGAAAG GGATTCTCTTGCGGCCCAGTTGGAGATCACATTAACGAAAGCTGACTCGGAGCAGCTGGCGCGTTCCATTGCGGAGGAGCAGTATTCAGACCTCGAGAAGGAGAAGATCATGAAGGAGCTGGAGATTAAAGAGATGATGGCCAGACACAGACAGGAGCTCGCTGAAAAAGACACCACTATCACCTCA TTAGAGGAAGCTAATCGCACATTGACGAATGATGTGGCAAACCTGGCCAATGAGAAGGAAGAGCTCAATAACAAGCTAAAGGAAACACAAGACT ACCTGCAGAATGTTAAGAATGAAGAGCAGTCCATCACTCAAGTGAAACTAGCCCTTGAGAAGCAGCTTCAGTCAGAGAGAACTCTCAAAACACAG GCGGTGAACAAGCTGGCAGAGATCATGAACAGAAAGGAGGTCAGAGGTGGTGGAAGTCGCCGTGGAAATGATACAGACGTGAGGAGGAAGGAGAAAGAAAACAGGAAGTTGCAGCTGGAGCTGCGTTCCGAGAAGGAGAAGCTGAACAGCACTATCATCAAATACCAGAGAGAAATCAACGACATGCAAGCG CAACTAGCAGACGAGTCTCAGGTGCGTATCGAGCTCCAGATGGCTCTGGATAGTAAAGACAGTGATATCGAGCAGCTGCGCAGCCTGCTGAACTCTCTCAACGTCCAGTCGCTTGACTCGGCCAGTATGAGCAGCGGCCCAGACATGGACACTGATGAGTCACTAGCAG AAACAAGACTGGAGGGTTGGCTGTCTTTACCAGTGAGGAACAACACCAAACGCTTCGGATGGGAAAGAAAG TATGTTGTGGTGAGCAGCAAGAAGATTCTCTTCTACAACAGTGAGCAGGACAAAGAGCATTCCAATCCTTACATGGTGTTGGACATAGA TAAACTTTTCCATGTGCGTTCGGTAACCCAGACGGACGTCTATCGTGCTGACGCCAAAGAGATTCCCAGAATATTCCAG ATCTTGTACGCTAATGAGGGTGAGAGCAAGAAAGAGCAAGAACTGGAACCTCTTCCTGGGGACAAGTCCAGCTACATTTGCCATAAGGGTCATGAGTTCATTCCCACCCTCTACCACTTCCCCACTAACTGTGAAGCCTGTACCAAACCCCTGTGGAACATGTTCAAACCACCTCCAGCTCTCGAATGCAGACGATGCCACATTAAGTGCCACAAAGACCACATGGACAAGAAAGAGGAAGTCATCGCTCCCTGCAGAG